In a single window of the Papaver somniferum cultivar HN1 chromosome 8, ASM357369v1, whole genome shotgun sequence genome:
- the LOC113302883 gene encoding uncharacterized protein LOC113302883 isoform X2, whose amino-acid sequence MSADIIIFIQSLLAKNKVITLTPDMKLLLVMQLMWTLILEFWLEKVGYRPNHIRDPTKKCLFIRASFQLGVVVLSNYGEGSACSKYNEIPSTLASVDTFERYTQLSSDPLRKTSKPGILFIDIHPSKLSCSSHS is encoded by the exons ATGAGTGCAGACATCATTATTTTCATTCAATCACTACTTGCTAAG AACAAGGTCATAACTTTAACCCCTGATATGAAACTTCTGCTGGTTATGCAACTAATG TGGACCTTGATTCTCGAGTTTTGGTTAGAGAAAGTAGGATACAGGCCCAATCATATTAGAGATCCTACGAA GAAGTGCTTGTTCATTAGAGCTTCATTTCAGTTAGGTGTGGTGGTATTATCTAACTATGGCGAAGGAAGTGCTTGTTCTAAATATAATGAG ATTCCTTCCACATTGGCTTCTGTCGATACCTTTGAAAGGTACACACAGCTTTCTAGCGATCCCCTTCGCAAAACTAGCAAACCTGGAATTTTGTTCATTGATATACATCCATCCAAG CTCTCTTGCTCGTCGCACTCTTAA
- the LOC113305993 gene encoding SNF1-related protein kinase regulatory subunit gamma-1-like encodes MGEDAAEPPTIEKLIEVQIGDEKHKTMFVGAYLPAHERDGLITFLRANTDVFAWSFAEMPGIDPNVAFHRLNIDEKFHPVRQKIRNMTQSKKDGVTAEVEKLLEAGFIRLVQYPRWMSNVVPVPKKNGKIRVCIDFTDLNKACPSDPYPLPRIIDLVDATSGYGRLSFMDVIEINFDSSLADAVQILSRHKLLSAIVRNVEAPEDASWIDRYNGIVELQGIVVWLLHQSEVTALNGSSAPEAVASSDFYKTTKVQDISGSFRWAPFLAPQKSDTFLTMLLLLSKYKMKSLPVVDLGEGNIDNIITQSSVVHMLAECVGLHWFESWGTKKLKDLGLPIMKPHKLIKVYEDEPVLKAFKLMREKRIGGLPVVECNGQKALGNISVRDVQFLLAAPEIYKDYRSITAKSFLTAVRNHLKEQQEASPMLRGMITCRKDDTIKDVILKLDSEKIHRIYVVDADENLEGVISLRDIISKLVHEPRNYFGDFFDGVIPLPRNSSSV; translated from the exons ATGGGAGAGGACGCAGCTGAACCCCCAACAATTGAGAAACTGATCGAGGTCCAGATTGGAGATGAGAAGCACAAAACAATGTTCGTAGGGGCATATCTTCCTGCACACGAACGTGATGGTTTGATTACATTTCTAAGGGCAAACACCGATGTTTTCGCATGGAGTTTTGCTGAGATGCCTGGGATAGATCCGAATGTAGCCTTCCACAGGCTAAATATCGATGAGAAGTTCCATCCAGTTCgtcagaaaatcaggaatatgacGCAAAGCAAAAAAGATGGAGTTACTGCAGAAGTCGAAAAGCTGTTGGAAGCAGGCTTTATTCGACTAGTGCAGTATCCTCGATGGATGTCTAATGTCGTACCCGTTCCAAAGAAGAATGGTAAAATTCGTGTCTGTATCGATTTTACTGATTTGAATAAAGCATGTCCTAGTGATCCGTACCCGCTACCGCGGATAATAGATTTGGTGGATGCAACCTCAGGATACGggagactgtcattcatggacg TGATCGAGATAAATTTTGATTCGAGTCTGGCTGATGCTGTTCAAATATTGTCCAGGCACAAACTTTTGAGTGCAATTGTGAGGAATGTTGAGGCACCAGAAGATGCCAGCTGGATTGACAGATACAATGGCATTGTAGAGTTGCAAGGAATCGTTGTATGGCTTTTGCATCAG TCTGAAGTCACAGCTCTAAATGGTAGTTCAGCCCCTGAAGCTGTTGCCTCA TCCGATTTTTATAAGACTACAAAG GTTCAAGACATTTCAGGGTCTTTCCGTTGGGCTCCATTTCTTGCGCCGCAGAAATCTGACACCTTCTTAACCATGCTTTTGCTGCTATCCAAATACAAAATGAAGAGCCTACCAGTGGTTGATCTGGGTGAAGGAAATATCGATAACATTATCACACAATCTTCTGTGGTGCATATGCTGGCGGAATGTGTTGGACTTCATTGGTTTGAGAGCTGGGGAACGAAGAAGCTTAAAGATCTTGGTCTTCCGATCATGAAGCCCCATAAATTGATTAAG GTGTACGAGGATGAGCCTGTTCTCAAGGCGTTTAAACTGATGAGAGAAAAGAGGATTGGAGGGCTCCCAGTGGTTGAATGCAACGGACAAAAGGCATTAGGAAATATAAGTGTACGGGATGTTCAGTTTCTCCTTGCTGCCCCAGAAATTTATAAAGATTACAG ATCCATCACCGCGAAGAGCTTCTTGACAGCAGTTAGAAACCATCTAAAGGAGCAGCAAGAGGCGTCACCAATGTTGCGGGGCATGATTACGTGCAGGAAAGATGATACTATCAAAGACGTAATTCTGAAACTCGACTCAGAAAAGATACATAGAATCTACGTAGTAGATGCGGATGAAAATCTGGAAGGAGTGATTTCACTGAGAGACATAATATCCAAGCTAGTGCACGAGCCTCGTAATTACTTTGGAGATTTCTTTGATGGGGTTATTCCATTACCTCGGAACAGCAGCAGTGTTTGA
- the LOC113302883 gene encoding uncharacterized protein LOC113302883 isoform X3, producing MMNHYYLDQNKVITLTPDMKLLLVMQLMWTLILEFWLEKVGYRPNHIRDPTKKCLFIRASFQLGVVVLSNYGEGSACSKYNEIPSTLASVDTFERYTQLSSDPLRKTSKPGILFIDIHPSKNSSLARRTLNNH from the exons ATGATGAATCATTACTACTTGGATCAA AACAAGGTCATAACTTTAACCCCTGATATGAAACTTCTGCTGGTTATGCAACTAATG TGGACCTTGATTCTCGAGTTTTGGTTAGAGAAAGTAGGATACAGGCCCAATCATATTAGAGATCCTACGAA GAAGTGCTTGTTCATTAGAGCTTCATTTCAGTTAGGTGTGGTGGTATTATCTAACTATGGCGAAGGAAGTGCTTGTTCTAAATATAATGAG ATTCCTTCCACATTGGCTTCTGTCGATACCTTTGAAAGGTACACACAGCTTTCTAGCGATCCCCTTCGCAAAACTAGCAAACCTGGAATTTTGTTCATTGATATACATCCATCCAAG AATAGCTCTCTTGCTCGTCGCACTCTTAATAATCACTGA
- the LOC113302883 gene encoding uncharacterized protein LOC113302883 isoform X1: MSADIIIFIQSLLAKNKVITLTPDMKLLLVMQLMWTLILEFWLEKVGYRPNHIRDPTKKCLFIRASFQLGVVVLSNYGEGSACSKYNEIPSTLASVDTFERYTQLSSDPLRKTSKPGILFIDIHPSKNSSLARRTLNNH, translated from the exons ATGAGTGCAGACATCATTATTTTCATTCAATCACTACTTGCTAAG AACAAGGTCATAACTTTAACCCCTGATATGAAACTTCTGCTGGTTATGCAACTAATG TGGACCTTGATTCTCGAGTTTTGGTTAGAGAAAGTAGGATACAGGCCCAATCATATTAGAGATCCTACGAA GAAGTGCTTGTTCATTAGAGCTTCATTTCAGTTAGGTGTGGTGGTATTATCTAACTATGGCGAAGGAAGTGCTTGTTCTAAATATAATGAG ATTCCTTCCACATTGGCTTCTGTCGATACCTTTGAAAGGTACACACAGCTTTCTAGCGATCCCCTTCGCAAAACTAGCAAACCTGGAATTTTGTTCATTGATATACATCCATCCAAG AATAGCTCTCTTGCTCGTCGCACTCTTAATAATCACTGA